A part of Paenibacillus sp. IHBB 10380 genomic DNA contains:
- a CDS encoding DinB family protein has translation MKQQLISDLNEFLTFVGSLEYLKDEVWFSPISEGKWRIHDIVVHIMKWDDYFNNVTFPTLSQSKFPELMEHPDYLGFNEQSISYGKGKTKKEIIAEAVRNRQIMVSKVSELEDNKFLVVYSGDRGFTKKSYLTEFFISHDQYHKEQIQDYLKSKQQI, from the coding sequence ATGAAACAACAATTAATTTCTGATTTGAATGAGTTTCTAACATTCGTAGGATCTTTAGAATACTTAAAGGATGAAGTATGGTTTTCTCCTATAAGTGAAGGGAAATGGAGGATTCATGATATTGTTGTACATATCATGAAATGGGATGATTATTTTAATAACGTCACATTCCCAACACTGTCCCAGAGTAAATTTCCTGAATTAATGGAACATCCTGATTATTTAGGATTTAATGAACAATCTATTAGCTATGGAAAGGGAAAAACCAAGAAAGAAATTATTGCAGAAGCAGTAAGAAATCGTCAGATAATGGTTTCTAAGGTAAGTGAGTTGGAAGATAATAAATTTTTGGTTGTTTATTCGGGAGATCGGGGATTCACTAAAAAGTCTTATTTAACAGAATTTTTTATATCTCATGACCAATACCATAAGGAACAAATCCAAGATTATCTAAAGTCTAAACAACAAATTTAA
- a CDS encoding GNAT family N-acetyltransferase, with protein MFWGSLRNEDGKLIAFGYITGPGIEHGYLEDVIIHSHYQGKEIGKELVKILMQEAEKQGISIITVIFQDKHNEFYEKCGLPLARVVFGEGNRKECLAAYSRKR; from the coding sequence TTGTTCTGGGGAAGTTTAAGGAATGAAGATGGGAAATTAATTGCTTTCGGTTACATAACGGGACCTGGTATTGAACATGGATATTTAGAAGATGTAATTATTCATTCGCATTATCAAGGAAAAGAAATAGGAAAGGAATTGGTTAAGATCTTGATGCAAGAAGCTGAAAAACAGGGAATATCCATAATAACAGTAATATTTCAAGACAAACATAATGAATTTTATGAGAAATGTGGGTTACCCCTTGCTCGGGTGGTGTTTGGAGAAGGAAATAGGAAAGAATGTTTGGCAGCCTATTCGAGGAAGCGATAA